A window of the Gemmatimonadaceae bacterium genome harbors these coding sequences:
- a CDS encoding serine/threonine-protein kinase: MSMRCPSCGTQYGDDAKFCTRDGTRLQPVAAAAAPAPPVGSAGTSASNTTPRAMTPPVGVQKQFNPAALAGQVLEGRYNIIKKLGEGGMSYVYLGEDMSTKEQFAIKVLSPSLVKDGNAMARLRREAALGMRLEHPNVCHIVRLGETEDGVVYVVMPFVQGEILSDRNNRRGQLPLEEVVPFVQQIAAGLQVAHELKIIHRDLKPENIMITKNADGTERAVVMDFGLAKERKAGGELEKLTATGIILGTPEFMSPEQLRGKPLDPRTDVYSLSLMTYEMLTGKLPFEGKNQQEMMIARLRNEPISIRTRRADIPEAVDKVLYKGMARNADDRYPTTVEFANELTAAVGGSGGLLGKLFGR; encoded by the coding sequence ATGAGCATGCGCTGTCCGTCCTGCGGCACTCAGTACGGCGATGACGCGAAGTTCTGCACCCGTGACGGCACGCGGCTGCAGCCCGTGGCCGCCGCGGCCGCGCCCGCACCGCCGGTCGGATCGGCCGGCACGTCGGCGTCGAACACCACGCCGCGCGCGATGACGCCGCCGGTGGGGGTGCAGAAGCAGTTCAACCCGGCCGCGCTGGCGGGCCAGGTGCTCGAGGGGCGCTACAACATCATCAAGAAGCTCGGCGAGGGCGGGATGTCGTATGTCTACCTCGGCGAGGACATGTCGACCAAGGAGCAGTTCGCCATCAAGGTGCTGTCGCCCTCGCTCGTGAAGGATGGCAACGCGATGGCGCGGCTGCGGCGCGAGGCGGCGTTGGGGATGCGGCTCGAGCATCCGAACGTCTGCCACATCGTGCGGCTGGGCGAGACCGAGGACGGCGTGGTCTACGTGGTGATGCCGTTCGTGCAGGGCGAGATCCTGAGCGACCGCAACAACCGCCGGGGACAGCTCCCGCTGGAGGAAGTGGTGCCGTTCGTCCAGCAGATCGCGGCCGGACTGCAGGTGGCGCATGAACTGAAGATCATTCACCGCGACCTGAAGCCCGAGAACATCATGATCACCAAGAACGCGGACGGCACCGAGCGGGCGGTGGTGATGGACTTTGGGCTGGCGAAGGAGCGCAAGGCGGGCGGCGAGCTGGAGAAACTCACGGCGACCGGGATCATCCTGGGAACCCCCGAGTTCATGAGTCCCGAGCAGCTGCGCGGCAAGCCGCTGGACCCGCGCACCGACGTCTACTCGCTCTCGCTGATGACGTACGAGATGCTGACGGGGAAGCTGCCGTTCGAGGGAAAGAACCAGCAGGAGATGATGATTGCGCGGTTGCGCAACGAGCCCATTTCCATTCGCACGCGGCGCGCCGACATCCCCGAGGCGGTGGACAAGGTGCTGTACAAGGGAATGGCGCGAAACGCCGACGACCGGTATCCGACGACAGTGGAATTCGCCAATGAACTGACGGCCGCCGTCGGCGGCAGCGGGGGGCTGCTGGGCAAGCTGTTCGGGCGATAA
- a CDS encoding M1 family metallopeptidase: MREYTQAVRKGAMNVTGRHFVRAFLAPSVVTAALWGATTAAAQQATGMAPPSALEPRVEHYEFALDLPAQGKHIVGGARLTFAAPLGADTVRLDLDGAMRVSSAWVGCADDRRAAAFAHAGALLKVAVPSGAAEARCLALVYDGEPADGLIITTDSAGRWAAFGDNFPNRARFWLPTQDHPSRKASVTFIVTAPAGRSVVANGALVSAVTNPDSRVTTTWRTTRPIPTYGMVIAAAPLTAFSLGETACGFAEDGGCVPQMAWTAPEQAVWMPGHFESAGRIVEFYARTIGAYPYEKLGHLQTTTRYGGMENPSAIFYYDRGFRRRDGIAEDLIAHETAHQWFGNAVTEREWAHIWLSEGFATFFAALWAQHAHGDSAYMAEMASMRSAVLRAEVVTRRSVIDSVETDPNRLLNENSYPKGGFVLRMLRDEVGDSAFFAGLRRYYTAHHHGNALTADLQAAIEASAGRSLGWFFDQWLRKPGWAELRTLFAWDSETQRVTLTVEQGARFGPYRLTLPVELVDASGVVHRERLVIEAVTSQSVTVPGTYASVPTAVRCDPNFTLLALCTAK, encoded by the coding sequence ATGCGTGAGTACACCCAGGCGGTGAGGAAGGGCGCGATGAACGTGACGGGACGACATTTCGTTCGCGCGTTCCTCGCGCCCTCTGTTGTTACCGCGGCGTTGTGGGGCGCGACGACCGCCGCCGCGCAGCAGGCGACCGGCATGGCCCCGCCCTCCGCGCTGGAGCCGCGCGTGGAGCATTACGAGTTCGCGCTCGACCTGCCGGCGCAGGGCAAGCACATTGTCGGTGGCGCGCGGCTGACCTTCGCCGCGCCGCTGGGCGCGGACACCGTGCGCCTCGACCTGGACGGCGCAATGCGCGTTTCCAGCGCCTGGGTGGGATGCGCGGACGACCGGCGTGCCGCGGCCTTCGCGCATGCGGGGGCGCTGCTGAAGGTGGCCGTGCCCTCCGGCGCCGCTGAGGCGCGCTGTCTTGCCCTCGTGTACGACGGCGAGCCCGCCGACGGCCTGATCATCACCACGGATTCTGCCGGCCGCTGGGCGGCGTTCGGCGACAACTTCCCCAACCGCGCGCGCTTCTGGCTGCCCACGCAGGACCATCCGTCGCGCAAGGCCAGCGTGACGTTCATCGTCACGGCACCCGCGGGACGATCGGTCGTGGCGAACGGTGCCCTCGTGAGCGCCGTGACGAATCCGGATTCCCGGGTGACCACGACGTGGCGCACGACGCGGCCGATTCCGACCTACGGCATGGTCATCGCGGCGGCGCCGCTGACGGCGTTCAGCCTTGGCGAGACCGCGTGCGGCTTCGCCGAGGACGGCGGGTGCGTGCCCCAGATGGCCTGGACGGCCCCGGAGCAGGCGGTCTGGATGCCCGGCCACTTCGAGAGCGCCGGCCGCATCGTGGAGTTCTACGCGCGGACGATCGGCGCATATCCCTACGAAAAGCTCGGACACCTGCAGACGACGACGCGCTACGGCGGGATGGAAAATCCCTCCGCGATCTTCTATTACGACCGTGGATTCCGTCGGCGCGATGGCATCGCCGAGGATCTGATTGCGCACGAGACCGCGCACCAGTGGTTTGGCAACGCGGTCACCGAACGGGAGTGGGCGCATATCTGGCTGAGCGAGGGGTTTGCCACCTTCTTCGCGGCGCTCTGGGCGCAGCACGCGCACGGGGACAGCGCGTACATGGCGGAGATGGCCAGCATGCGCAGCGCCGTGCTGCGTGCCGAGGTCGTGACGCGCCGGTCGGTGATCGACAGCGTGGAAACGGATCCCAACCGCCTGCTCAACGAGAACTCGTACCCGAAGGGCGGTTTCGTGCTGCGGATGCTGCGCGATGAAGTGGGGGACAGCGCGTTTTTCGCTGGCCTGCGTCGCTACTACACCGCGCACCATCATGGCAACGCGCTGACGGCAGACCTGCAGGCGGCCATCGAAGCCTCGGCGGGGCGCTCGCTCGGCTGGTTCTTCGATCAGTGGCTGCGGAAGCCGGGCTGGGCCGAATTGCGCACGTTGTTTGCGTGGGATTCCGAGACGCAGCGGGTCACGCTGACCGTGGAGCAGGGGGCGCGATTCGGACCGTATCGGCTGACGCTCCCCGTGGAGTTGGTGGATGCGTCGGGGGTCGTGCATCGCGAGCGGTTGGTGATCGAGGCCGTGACAAGTCAGTCGGTGACGGTGCCGGGGACGTATGCGTCGGTGCCGACGGCGGTGCGGTGTGATCCGAACTTCACCCTGCTCGCGCTATGCACGGCGAAATGA
- a CDS encoding diguanylate cyclase — MNSEARVLVVDDDEGVRRSLATALGDVGCVVREATDAASMRLLLTEWEPTLLLLDASLPDGEGTQLLQELKAGNGTRELPVILLASRLPDELTELALGLGAADVLRKPFRPRELVARVQAQLRLHALLRTTQAALLSAEDELNRVREDSENRRKLVDILHEVTGDLSSDEIYHILARRVARALSLSRCSVILARPGDKVGVVATAFDNPAIRNWEINLDAYPEIRAALEHGHPVLVEDLHTSPLYEDLRREWAANGTQVPIRSVIALPFTLGKVQAGVFFLRRMVNEPPLTNEDVEFADSVIKAAVAAIHRAQVIETTKADNARLEVLAHTDPLTQVLNRRALTVRLASELERARRYDSVLTLLMVDLDHFKNVNDTYGHLVGDEVLREVATLLQNEVRSVDVVARYGGEEFVVVLPETSLVGATTFAERIREHVAATPFAGSLVEPLHLTASIGVSSYPSATITTVDDLFARADEALYRAKADGRNRVCL, encoded by the coding sequence ATGAATAGTGAGGCGCGCGTCCTCGTGGTGGACGATGACGAGGGCGTGCGCCGCTCGCTGGCGACCGCGTTGGGTGACGTGGGCTGCGTGGTGCGCGAGGCCACGGATGCGGCGTCCATGCGCCTGCTCCTCACGGAATGGGAGCCGACGCTGCTGCTCCTCGACGCCTCGCTCCCCGATGGCGAGGGGACGCAGTTGCTGCAGGAACTGAAGGCGGGCAACGGGACGCGCGAACTGCCGGTGATCCTGCTGGCCTCGCGGCTCCCGGACGAACTCACCGAGCTGGCGCTCGGGCTTGGCGCGGCCGACGTGCTCCGCAAGCCGTTCCGTCCGCGTGAACTGGTGGCGCGGGTGCAGGCGCAGCTGCGGCTCCATGCGCTGCTGCGCACCACGCAGGCGGCGCTGCTGTCGGCCGAGGACGAACTCAACCGCGTGCGCGAGGATTCGGAAAACCGGCGCAAGCTGGTGGACATCCTGCACGAGGTGACCGGCGACCTCTCGTCGGACGAGATCTATCACATCCTCGCGCGGCGCGTGGCGCGCGCGCTTTCGCTGTCGCGCTGCTCGGTGATCCTGGCGCGGCCGGGCGACAAGGTGGGCGTGGTGGCCACGGCGTTCGACAACCCGGCCATCCGCAACTGGGAGATCAACCTCGACGCGTATCCGGAAATCCGGGCGGCGCTGGAGCACGGACATCCGGTGCTGGTGGAAGACCTCCACACCAGCCCGCTGTACGAGGACCTGCGCCGGGAATGGGCGGCCAACGGCACGCAGGTGCCGATCCGCAGCGTCATCGCCCTCCCCTTCACGCTGGGCAAGGTGCAGGCCGGCGTCTTCTTCCTGCGCCGGATGGTCAACGAGCCGCCGCTGACCAACGAGGACGTCGAGTTCGCGGACTCCGTCATCAAGGCGGCGGTGGCGGCCATCCACCGCGCGCAGGTGATCGAGACGACGAAGGCGGACAATGCGCGGCTCGAGGTGCTGGCCCACACCGATCCGCTGACGCAGGTGCTCAACCGGCGCGCGCTGACGGTGCGTCTCGCGTCCGAGCTGGAGCGAGCCCGCCGGTACGATTCCGTGCTGACGCTGCTGATGGTCGATCTCGACCACTTCAAGAACGTGAACGACACGTACGGCCACCTGGTGGGCGACGAGGTGCTGCGCGAGGTCGCGACGCTGCTGCAGAACGAGGTCCGCAGCGTGGACGTGGTGGCCCGGTACGGCGGCGAGGAATTCGTCGTCGTGCTGCCCGAGACGTCGCTGGTGGGCGCCACGACCTTTGCCGAGCGCATTCGGGAGCACGTCGCGGCCACCCCGTTCGCCGGTTCGCTCGTCGAACCACTGCACCTGACCGCCAGCATCGGGGTCAGTTCGTATCCGTCGGCGACGATCACCACCGTGGACGACCTCTTTGCCCGGGCCGACGAGGCGCTGTATCGCGCCAAGGCGGACGGGCGCAACCGGGTTTGCCTATGA